From a region of the Zerene cesonia ecotype Mississippi chromosome 11, Zerene_cesonia_1.1, whole genome shotgun sequence genome:
- the LOC119830411 gene encoding PDZ domain-containing protein 8 isoform X2: MPDWWWLVMAALFGAVSALAVPIALFLYFIRPFEKKPPMEEDFSIPITLPPEILNELTRGAGSTPEGALNAMLQFIFQQSTADTRWLRRRMANELAELLAKTSSGKIFESLTLRSLEVGTEFPSISNLRLVSGELEEDGARLRSLDLRLDLAYDGSFRIEVDAVMLLGKIANISITVESISGNVRVMFRRTPYTHWALAFETPPKLELRVRGRFQGRQLKPRLAALVAAHIRRAVAQRHTLPNYKIRYKPFFPKSEPGSTEGEDGPTPHGRLTVRLVEVSRLYWSGNNGIVRAALAVDSHAWVSLRRGVLVLDVVLPAVTGPLGLVCCQGVGVVLVDTVVPMSPAYRADLRRDDVVLAIDNKPVANVAQVGKLLRSVERRAVTVRVRRGGAGGTARRDDEPKRLRTNFSFRRVSEVMEGVRLQGMRSAASKNNIHETDSPSKTIEAQNENDVQGKQKIEIARQLTKVTDQIGPTNFGLRKRRCSVENKSSDSSAGSTPPASGASTPLRQVTTTNKTVKHPDIPIIRTDSSECRVSEKEVTAEEDEQAFETGGPRQTEHVEICQMFWTKSVQLKPIIPFDEETDFKLNENHKYLNINVWVTVPGEKEEVLLGYLNIPLAALLSECQDSTVPHHMKRYQFLPPDVDIKFSKSHKLASHAGFEPCLCFGDALVWWEWEGGGAARSAPRARAPVPPRAAPAPAAHDFVRTHFHRSTQCDFCNKKIWLKDAMQCRNCGLCCHKKCVAKCQESSPCVPKQDREPSTGSGCQPPELIMTEADVIDPDSDDDEKAERKDSLDVHEEVGGAMSALVAGLRRAGSAHSLSAPKANASSRSLPPSPSHTPRQSLEAANPFGGCGATWAARGGVRAMLAPVLRSALPPDALLAAARDSAPDLAASLSASQIHDMLQAVREELSTLDASGEEGGEGRACALTALMLHCCAAAQLAQQRAADSLTS; this comes from the exons atgccGGACTGGTGGTGGCTGGTAATGGCGGCGCTGTTTGGAGCGGTATCGGCGCTCGCCGTGCCGATAGCATTGTTCCTGTACTTTATCCGGCCCTTCGAGAAGAAACCTCCCATGGAGGAAGATTTTAGCATACCTATTACTTTACCGCCC GAGATCCTAAACGAATTAACGCGCGGTGCGGGCAGTACTCCCGAAGGAGCTCTCAACGCAATGCTCCAATTCATATTCCAGCAGAGTACAGCGGATACACGATGGTTGCGAAGACGTATGGCCAATGAACTGGCTGAATTACTAGCCAAAACTTCTTCTGGAAAGATCTTCGAATCGCTGacg ttgcgGTCATTAGAAGTAGGTACAGAATTTCCCAGCATTTCCAACCTTCGTCTTGTAAGTGGCGAGCTTGAAGAAGACGGAGCTAGGCTGCGTTCCTTGGACTTGAGACTGGATCTAGCATATGATGGAAGTTTTAGAATCGAAGTGGATGCGGTTATGCTTCTTGGAAAGATAGCTAATATCTCTATCACTG TTGAAAGCATCAGCGGCAACGTCCGTGTGATGTTCCGGCGCACTCCATACACGCACTGGGCGCTCGCGTTCGAGACGCCTCCCAAACTGGAGCTGCGCGTGCGAGGCCGCTTCCAAGGGAGACAGCTCAAGCCGAGACTCGCCGCGCTAGTCGCCGCCCATATACGGCGAGCGGTCGCGCAGAGACACACGCTTCCTAATTACAAAATACG GTATAAACCATTCTTCCCGAAATCTGAGCCAGGGAGTACAGAAGGTGAGGATGGACCGACACCTCATGGACGACTGACTGTGAGGCTGGTGGAAGTGAGCCGATTGTACTGGTCGGGAAACAATGGGATTGTGCGAGCGGCCCTGGCGGTGGATTCTCATGCTTGG GTATCGCTGCGGCGTGGCGTACTAGTACTAGACGTAGTGTTGCCAGCAGTAACAGGACCGCTTGGGCTCGTGTGTTGCCAGGGAGTGGGCGTAGTGTTAGTGGACACAGTGGTGCCAATGTCACCGGCTTATAGAGCTGATTTGCGGCGAGATGATGTAGTACTGGCTATTGATAATAAGCCAGTTGCCAATGTCGCTCAg GTAGGTAAACTGCTCAGAAGTGTAGAAAGGCGTGCAGTAACAGTGCGGGTGAGGCGCGGTGGAGCGGGCGGCACTGCCCGCAGGGACGACGAGCCGAAACGACTGCGGACTAACTTCTCCTTCCGAAGGGTCTCGGAGGTCATGGAGGGGGTACGACTGCAGGGCATGCGGTCTGCGGCCTCTAAGAACAACatacat GAAACCGACTCCCCATCGAAAACTATAGAAGCCCAAAACGAGAATGATGTACAAGGGAAACAGAAAATTGAAATAGCTCGTCAACTCACTAAAGTCACTGATCAAATAGGTCCAACAAACTTTGGCTTACGTAAACGTCGATGTTCTGTTGAAAATAAGTCTTCCGATAGTTCGGCTGGGAGCACCCCTCCCGCATCTGGCGCCAGCACACCGTTGAGACAAGTGACGACAACGAACAAAACCGTCAAACATCCAGACATTCCAATCATTAGGACAGATTCTTCAGAATGCAGAGTTTCAGAGAAGGAGGTAACTGCAGAAGAAGATGAACAAGCTTTTGAAACTGGAGGTCCGAGACAGACCGAGCATGTCGAAATTTGTCAAATGTTTTGGACAAAAAGCGTCCAATTAAAACCAATCATTCCCTTCGACGAAGAAACAGATTTCAAGCTAAATGAGAATCATAAATATCTTAACATCAATGTTTGGGTCACAGTGCCAGGCGAAAAGGAAGAAGTATTGTTGGGATATCTGAATATTCCATTGGCAGCGTTACTTTCTGAATGTCAAGACTCTACAGTTCCTCATCATATGAAGCGATATCAATTCTTGCCCCCCGATGTTGATATTAAGTTCAG CAAAAGCCACAAGCTAGCATCGCACGCGGGCTTCGAGCCGTGCCTGTGCTTCGGCGACGCGCTCGTGTGGTGGGAGTGGgagggcggcggcgcggcccGCAGCGCcccgcgcgcgcgcgccccCGTGCCTccccgcgccgcgcccgcgcccgccgcgcacGACTTCGTGCGCACGCACTTCCACCGCTCCACGCAGTGCGACTTCTGCAACAAGAAG ATCTGGCTAAAGGATGCAATGCAATGTCGGAACTGCGGACTGTGCTGTCACAAGAAATGTGTTGCCAAGTGTCAAGAATCCTCTCCATGTGTGCCGAAACAAGATAGAG AGCCTTCAACGGGTTCCGGGTGCCAACCACCAGAGCTCATCATGACCGAGGCTGATGTTATAGATCCTGactctgatgatgatgaaaaagcCGAAAGAAAAGATTCCCTTGATGTTCACGAAGAAG TGGGTGGAGCAATGAGTGCGCTGGTTGCAGGGCTTCGGCGCGCCGGCTCCGCGCACTCACTGTCCGCGCCCAAAGCCAATGCCTCTTCGAGATCGCTCCCACCTTCACCGAGCCACACGCCCAG GCAGTCGCTGGAGGCGGCGAACCCGTTCGGCGGGTGCGGCGCGACGTGGGCGGCGCGGGGCGGGGTGCGCGCGATGCTGGCGCCAGTGCTGCGGAGCGCACTGCCGCCCGACGCGCTGCTCGCGGCCGCAAGGGACTCCGCGCCCGACCTGGCGGCTAGCCTCTCCGCCTCGCAGATACACGACATG TTACAAGCGGTTCGTGAAGAGCTGTCAACGCTAGACGCAAGCGGTGAGGAGGGCGGGGAGGGTCGCGCATGCGCACTCACCGCGTTGATGTTGCACTGCTGTGCCGCTGCCCAACTCGCACAACAACGAGCTGCAGACTCTCTTACTTCTTAA
- the LOC119830411 gene encoding PDZ domain-containing protein 8 isoform X4: MPDWWWLVMAALFGAVSALAVPIALFLYFIRPFEKKPPMEEDFSIPITLPPEILNELTRGAGSTPEGALNAMLQFIFQQSTADTRWLRRRMANELAELLAKTSSGKIFESLTLRSLEVGTEFPSISNLRLVSGELEEDGARLRSLDLRLDLAYDGSFRIEVDAVMLLGKIANISITVESISGNVRVMFRRTPYTHWALAFETPPKLELRVRGRFQGRQLKPRLAALVAAHIRRAVAQRHTLPNYKIRYKPFFPKSEPGSTEGEDGPTPHGRLTVRLVEVSRLYWSGNNGIVRAALAVDSHAWVSLRRGVLVLDVVLPAVTGPLGLVCCQGVGVVLVDTVVPMSPAYRADLRRDDVVLAIDNKPVANVAQVGKLLRSVERRAVTVRVRRGGAGGTARRDDEPKRLRTNFSFRRVSEVMEGVRLQGMRSAASKNNIHETDSPSKTIEAQNENDVQGKQKIEIARQLTKVTDQIGPTNFGLRKRRCSVENKSSDSSAGSTPPASGASTPLRQVTTTNKTVKHPDIPIIRTDSSECRVSEKEVTAEEDEQAFETGGPRQTEHVEICQMFWTKSVQLKPIIPFDEETDFKLNENHKYLNINVWVTVPGEKEEVLLGYLNIPLAALLSECQDSTVPHHMKRYQFLPPDVDIKFSKSHKLASHAGFEPCLCFGDALVWWEWEGGGAARSAPRARAPVPPRAAPAPAAHDFVRTHFHRSTQCDFCNKKIWLKDAMQCRNCGLCCHKKCVAKCQESSPCVPKQDREPSTGSGCQPPELIMTEADVIDPDSDDDEKAERKDSLDVHEEGLRRAGSAHSLSAPKANASSRSLPPSPSHTPRQSLEAANPFGGCGATWAARGGVRAMLAPVLRSALPPDALLAAARDSAPDLAASLSASQIHDMLQAVREELSTLDASGEEGGEGRACALTALMLHCCAAAQLAQQRAADSLTS; this comes from the exons atgccGGACTGGTGGTGGCTGGTAATGGCGGCGCTGTTTGGAGCGGTATCGGCGCTCGCCGTGCCGATAGCATTGTTCCTGTACTTTATCCGGCCCTTCGAGAAGAAACCTCCCATGGAGGAAGATTTTAGCATACCTATTACTTTACCGCCC GAGATCCTAAACGAATTAACGCGCGGTGCGGGCAGTACTCCCGAAGGAGCTCTCAACGCAATGCTCCAATTCATATTCCAGCAGAGTACAGCGGATACACGATGGTTGCGAAGACGTATGGCCAATGAACTGGCTGAATTACTAGCCAAAACTTCTTCTGGAAAGATCTTCGAATCGCTGacg ttgcgGTCATTAGAAGTAGGTACAGAATTTCCCAGCATTTCCAACCTTCGTCTTGTAAGTGGCGAGCTTGAAGAAGACGGAGCTAGGCTGCGTTCCTTGGACTTGAGACTGGATCTAGCATATGATGGAAGTTTTAGAATCGAAGTGGATGCGGTTATGCTTCTTGGAAAGATAGCTAATATCTCTATCACTG TTGAAAGCATCAGCGGCAACGTCCGTGTGATGTTCCGGCGCACTCCATACACGCACTGGGCGCTCGCGTTCGAGACGCCTCCCAAACTGGAGCTGCGCGTGCGAGGCCGCTTCCAAGGGAGACAGCTCAAGCCGAGACTCGCCGCGCTAGTCGCCGCCCATATACGGCGAGCGGTCGCGCAGAGACACACGCTTCCTAATTACAAAATACG GTATAAACCATTCTTCCCGAAATCTGAGCCAGGGAGTACAGAAGGTGAGGATGGACCGACACCTCATGGACGACTGACTGTGAGGCTGGTGGAAGTGAGCCGATTGTACTGGTCGGGAAACAATGGGATTGTGCGAGCGGCCCTGGCGGTGGATTCTCATGCTTGG GTATCGCTGCGGCGTGGCGTACTAGTACTAGACGTAGTGTTGCCAGCAGTAACAGGACCGCTTGGGCTCGTGTGTTGCCAGGGAGTGGGCGTAGTGTTAGTGGACACAGTGGTGCCAATGTCACCGGCTTATAGAGCTGATTTGCGGCGAGATGATGTAGTACTGGCTATTGATAATAAGCCAGTTGCCAATGTCGCTCAg GTAGGTAAACTGCTCAGAAGTGTAGAAAGGCGTGCAGTAACAGTGCGGGTGAGGCGCGGTGGAGCGGGCGGCACTGCCCGCAGGGACGACGAGCCGAAACGACTGCGGACTAACTTCTCCTTCCGAAGGGTCTCGGAGGTCATGGAGGGGGTACGACTGCAGGGCATGCGGTCTGCGGCCTCTAAGAACAACatacat GAAACCGACTCCCCATCGAAAACTATAGAAGCCCAAAACGAGAATGATGTACAAGGGAAACAGAAAATTGAAATAGCTCGTCAACTCACTAAAGTCACTGATCAAATAGGTCCAACAAACTTTGGCTTACGTAAACGTCGATGTTCTGTTGAAAATAAGTCTTCCGATAGTTCGGCTGGGAGCACCCCTCCCGCATCTGGCGCCAGCACACCGTTGAGACAAGTGACGACAACGAACAAAACCGTCAAACATCCAGACATTCCAATCATTAGGACAGATTCTTCAGAATGCAGAGTTTCAGAGAAGGAGGTAACTGCAGAAGAAGATGAACAAGCTTTTGAAACTGGAGGTCCGAGACAGACCGAGCATGTCGAAATTTGTCAAATGTTTTGGACAAAAAGCGTCCAATTAAAACCAATCATTCCCTTCGACGAAGAAACAGATTTCAAGCTAAATGAGAATCATAAATATCTTAACATCAATGTTTGGGTCACAGTGCCAGGCGAAAAGGAAGAAGTATTGTTGGGATATCTGAATATTCCATTGGCAGCGTTACTTTCTGAATGTCAAGACTCTACAGTTCCTCATCATATGAAGCGATATCAATTCTTGCCCCCCGATGTTGATATTAAGTTCAG CAAAAGCCACAAGCTAGCATCGCACGCGGGCTTCGAGCCGTGCCTGTGCTTCGGCGACGCGCTCGTGTGGTGGGAGTGGgagggcggcggcgcggcccGCAGCGCcccgcgcgcgcgcgccccCGTGCCTccccgcgccgcgcccgcgcccgccgcgcacGACTTCGTGCGCACGCACTTCCACCGCTCCACGCAGTGCGACTTCTGCAACAAGAAG ATCTGGCTAAAGGATGCAATGCAATGTCGGAACTGCGGACTGTGCTGTCACAAGAAATGTGTTGCCAAGTGTCAAGAATCCTCTCCATGTGTGCCGAAACAAGATAGAG AGCCTTCAACGGGTTCCGGGTGCCAACCACCAGAGCTCATCATGACCGAGGCTGATGTTATAGATCCTGactctgatgatgatgaaaaagcCGAAAGAAAAGATTCCCTTGATGTTCACGAAGAAG GGCTTCGGCGCGCCGGCTCCGCGCACTCACTGTCCGCGCCCAAAGCCAATGCCTCTTCGAGATCGCTCCCACCTTCACCGAGCCACACGCCCAG GCAGTCGCTGGAGGCGGCGAACCCGTTCGGCGGGTGCGGCGCGACGTGGGCGGCGCGGGGCGGGGTGCGCGCGATGCTGGCGCCAGTGCTGCGGAGCGCACTGCCGCCCGACGCGCTGCTCGCGGCCGCAAGGGACTCCGCGCCCGACCTGGCGGCTAGCCTCTCCGCCTCGCAGATACACGACATG TTACAAGCGGTTCGTGAAGAGCTGTCAACGCTAGACGCAAGCGGTGAGGAGGGCGGGGAGGGTCGCGCATGCGCACTCACCGCGTTGATGTTGCACTGCTGTGCCGCTGCCCAACTCGCACAACAACGAGCTGCAGACTCTCTTACTTCTTAA
- the LOC119830411 gene encoding PDZ domain-containing protein 8 isoform X6 — protein sequence MPDWWWLVMAALFGAVSALAVPIALFLYFIRPFEKKPPMEEDFSIPITLPPEILNELTRGAGSTPEGALNAMLQFIFQQSTADTRWLRRRMANELAELLAKTSSGKIFESLTLRSLEVGTEFPSISNLRLVSGELEEDGARLRSLDLRLDLAYDGSFRIEVDAVMLLGKIANISITVESISGNVRVMFRRTPYTHWALAFETPPKLELRVRGRFQGRQLKPRLAALVAAHIRRAVAQRHTLPNYKIRYKPFFPKSEPGSTEGEDGPTPHGRLTVRLVEVSRLYWSGNNGIVRAALAVDSHAWVSLRRGVLVLDVVLPAVTGPLGLVCCQGVGVVLVDTVVPMSPAYRADLRRDDVVLAIDNKPVANVAQVGKLLRSVERRAVTVRVRRGGAGGTARRDDEPKRLRTNFSFRRVSEVMEGVRLQGMRSAASKNNIHETDSPSKTIEAQNENDVQGKQKIEIARQLTKVTDQIGPTNFGLRKRRCSVENKSSDSSAGSTPPASGASTPLRQVTTTNKTVKHPDIPIIRTDSSECRVSEKEVTAEEDEQAFETGGPRQTEHVEICQMFWTKSVQLKPIIPFDEETDFKLNENHKYLNINVWVTVPGEKEEVLLGYLNIPLAALLSECQDSTVPHHMKRYQFLPPDVDIKFSKSHKLASHAGFEPCLCFGDALVWWEWEGGGAARSAPRARAPVPPRAAPAPAAHDFVRTHFHRSTQCDFCNKKIWLKDAMQCRNCGLCCHKKCVAKCQESSPCVPKQDREPSTGSGCQPPELIMTEADVIDPDSDDDEKAERKDSLDVHEEGLRRAGSAHSLSAPKANASSRSLPPSPSHTPSVCVAKEAVAGGGEPVRRVRRDVGGAGRGARDAGASAAERTAARRAARGRKGLRARPGG from the exons atgccGGACTGGTGGTGGCTGGTAATGGCGGCGCTGTTTGGAGCGGTATCGGCGCTCGCCGTGCCGATAGCATTGTTCCTGTACTTTATCCGGCCCTTCGAGAAGAAACCTCCCATGGAGGAAGATTTTAGCATACCTATTACTTTACCGCCC GAGATCCTAAACGAATTAACGCGCGGTGCGGGCAGTACTCCCGAAGGAGCTCTCAACGCAATGCTCCAATTCATATTCCAGCAGAGTACAGCGGATACACGATGGTTGCGAAGACGTATGGCCAATGAACTGGCTGAATTACTAGCCAAAACTTCTTCTGGAAAGATCTTCGAATCGCTGacg ttgcgGTCATTAGAAGTAGGTACAGAATTTCCCAGCATTTCCAACCTTCGTCTTGTAAGTGGCGAGCTTGAAGAAGACGGAGCTAGGCTGCGTTCCTTGGACTTGAGACTGGATCTAGCATATGATGGAAGTTTTAGAATCGAAGTGGATGCGGTTATGCTTCTTGGAAAGATAGCTAATATCTCTATCACTG TTGAAAGCATCAGCGGCAACGTCCGTGTGATGTTCCGGCGCACTCCATACACGCACTGGGCGCTCGCGTTCGAGACGCCTCCCAAACTGGAGCTGCGCGTGCGAGGCCGCTTCCAAGGGAGACAGCTCAAGCCGAGACTCGCCGCGCTAGTCGCCGCCCATATACGGCGAGCGGTCGCGCAGAGACACACGCTTCCTAATTACAAAATACG GTATAAACCATTCTTCCCGAAATCTGAGCCAGGGAGTACAGAAGGTGAGGATGGACCGACACCTCATGGACGACTGACTGTGAGGCTGGTGGAAGTGAGCCGATTGTACTGGTCGGGAAACAATGGGATTGTGCGAGCGGCCCTGGCGGTGGATTCTCATGCTTGG GTATCGCTGCGGCGTGGCGTACTAGTACTAGACGTAGTGTTGCCAGCAGTAACAGGACCGCTTGGGCTCGTGTGTTGCCAGGGAGTGGGCGTAGTGTTAGTGGACACAGTGGTGCCAATGTCACCGGCTTATAGAGCTGATTTGCGGCGAGATGATGTAGTACTGGCTATTGATAATAAGCCAGTTGCCAATGTCGCTCAg GTAGGTAAACTGCTCAGAAGTGTAGAAAGGCGTGCAGTAACAGTGCGGGTGAGGCGCGGTGGAGCGGGCGGCACTGCCCGCAGGGACGACGAGCCGAAACGACTGCGGACTAACTTCTCCTTCCGAAGGGTCTCGGAGGTCATGGAGGGGGTACGACTGCAGGGCATGCGGTCTGCGGCCTCTAAGAACAACatacat GAAACCGACTCCCCATCGAAAACTATAGAAGCCCAAAACGAGAATGATGTACAAGGGAAACAGAAAATTGAAATAGCTCGTCAACTCACTAAAGTCACTGATCAAATAGGTCCAACAAACTTTGGCTTACGTAAACGTCGATGTTCTGTTGAAAATAAGTCTTCCGATAGTTCGGCTGGGAGCACCCCTCCCGCATCTGGCGCCAGCACACCGTTGAGACAAGTGACGACAACGAACAAAACCGTCAAACATCCAGACATTCCAATCATTAGGACAGATTCTTCAGAATGCAGAGTTTCAGAGAAGGAGGTAACTGCAGAAGAAGATGAACAAGCTTTTGAAACTGGAGGTCCGAGACAGACCGAGCATGTCGAAATTTGTCAAATGTTTTGGACAAAAAGCGTCCAATTAAAACCAATCATTCCCTTCGACGAAGAAACAGATTTCAAGCTAAATGAGAATCATAAATATCTTAACATCAATGTTTGGGTCACAGTGCCAGGCGAAAAGGAAGAAGTATTGTTGGGATATCTGAATATTCCATTGGCAGCGTTACTTTCTGAATGTCAAGACTCTACAGTTCCTCATCATATGAAGCGATATCAATTCTTGCCCCCCGATGTTGATATTAAGTTCAG CAAAAGCCACAAGCTAGCATCGCACGCGGGCTTCGAGCCGTGCCTGTGCTTCGGCGACGCGCTCGTGTGGTGGGAGTGGgagggcggcggcgcggcccGCAGCGCcccgcgcgcgcgcgccccCGTGCCTccccgcgccgcgcccgcgcccgccgcgcacGACTTCGTGCGCACGCACTTCCACCGCTCCACGCAGTGCGACTTCTGCAACAAGAAG ATCTGGCTAAAGGATGCAATGCAATGTCGGAACTGCGGACTGTGCTGTCACAAGAAATGTGTTGCCAAGTGTCAAGAATCCTCTCCATGTGTGCCGAAACAAGATAGAG AGCCTTCAACGGGTTCCGGGTGCCAACCACCAGAGCTCATCATGACCGAGGCTGATGTTATAGATCCTGactctgatgatgatgaaaaagcCGAAAGAAAAGATTCCCTTGATGTTCACGAAGAAG GGCTTCGGCGCGCCGGCTCCGCGCACTCACTGTCCGCGCCCAAAGCCAATGCCTCTTCGAGATCGCTCCCACCTTCACCGAGCCACACGCCCAG TGTCTGTGTCGCAAAGGAGGCAGTCGCTGGAGGCGGCGAACCCGTTCGGCGGGTGCGGCGCGACGTGGGCGGCGCGGGGCGGGGTGCGCGCGATGCTGGCGCCAGTGCTGCGGAGCGCACTGCCGCCCGACGCGCTGCTCGCGGCCGCAAGGGACTCCGCGCCCGACCTGGCGGCTAG
- the LOC119830411 gene encoding PDZ domain-containing protein 8 isoform X7: protein MPDWWWLVMAALFGAVSALAVPIALFLYFIRPFEKKPPMEEDFSIPITLPPEILNELTRGAGSTPEGALNAMLQFIFQQSTADTRWLRRRMANELAELLAKTSSGKIFESLTLRSLEVGTEFPSISNLRLVSGELEEDGARLRSLDLRLDLAYDGSFRIEVDAVMLLGKIANISITVESISGNVRVMFRRTPYTHWALAFETPPKLELRVRGRFQGRQLKPRLAALVAAHIRRAVAQRHTLPNYKIRYKPFFPKSEPGSTEGEDGPTPHGRLTVRLVEVSRLYWSGNNGIVRAALAVDSHAWVSLRRGVLVLDVVLPAVTGPLGLVCCQGVGVVLVDTVVPMSPAYRADLRRDDVVLAIDNKPVANVAQVGKLLRSVERRAVTVRVRRGGAGGTARRDDEPKRLRTNFSFRRVSEVMEGVRLQGMRSAASKNNIHETDSPSKTIEAQNENDVQGKQKIEIARQLTKVTDQIGPTNFGLRKRRCSVENKSSDSSAGSTPPASGASTPLRQVTTTNKTVKHPDIPIIRTDSSECRVSEKEVTAEEDEQAFETGGPRQTEHVEICQMFWTKSVQLKPIIPFDEETDFKLNENHKYLNINVWVTVPGEKEEVLLGYLNIPLAALLSECQDSTVPHHMKRYQFLPPDVDIKFSKSHKLASHAGFEPCLCFGDALVWWEWEGGGAARSAPRARAPVPPRAAPAPAAHDFVRTHFHRSTQCDFCNKKIWLKDAMQCRNCGLCCHKKCVAKCQESSPCVPKQDREPSTGSGCQPPELIMTEADVIDPDSDDDEKAERKDSLDVHEEDELFNTEEW, encoded by the exons atgccGGACTGGTGGTGGCTGGTAATGGCGGCGCTGTTTGGAGCGGTATCGGCGCTCGCCGTGCCGATAGCATTGTTCCTGTACTTTATCCGGCCCTTCGAGAAGAAACCTCCCATGGAGGAAGATTTTAGCATACCTATTACTTTACCGCCC GAGATCCTAAACGAATTAACGCGCGGTGCGGGCAGTACTCCCGAAGGAGCTCTCAACGCAATGCTCCAATTCATATTCCAGCAGAGTACAGCGGATACACGATGGTTGCGAAGACGTATGGCCAATGAACTGGCTGAATTACTAGCCAAAACTTCTTCTGGAAAGATCTTCGAATCGCTGacg ttgcgGTCATTAGAAGTAGGTACAGAATTTCCCAGCATTTCCAACCTTCGTCTTGTAAGTGGCGAGCTTGAAGAAGACGGAGCTAGGCTGCGTTCCTTGGACTTGAGACTGGATCTAGCATATGATGGAAGTTTTAGAATCGAAGTGGATGCGGTTATGCTTCTTGGAAAGATAGCTAATATCTCTATCACTG TTGAAAGCATCAGCGGCAACGTCCGTGTGATGTTCCGGCGCACTCCATACACGCACTGGGCGCTCGCGTTCGAGACGCCTCCCAAACTGGAGCTGCGCGTGCGAGGCCGCTTCCAAGGGAGACAGCTCAAGCCGAGACTCGCCGCGCTAGTCGCCGCCCATATACGGCGAGCGGTCGCGCAGAGACACACGCTTCCTAATTACAAAATACG GTATAAACCATTCTTCCCGAAATCTGAGCCAGGGAGTACAGAAGGTGAGGATGGACCGACACCTCATGGACGACTGACTGTGAGGCTGGTGGAAGTGAGCCGATTGTACTGGTCGGGAAACAATGGGATTGTGCGAGCGGCCCTGGCGGTGGATTCTCATGCTTGG GTATCGCTGCGGCGTGGCGTACTAGTACTAGACGTAGTGTTGCCAGCAGTAACAGGACCGCTTGGGCTCGTGTGTTGCCAGGGAGTGGGCGTAGTGTTAGTGGACACAGTGGTGCCAATGTCACCGGCTTATAGAGCTGATTTGCGGCGAGATGATGTAGTACTGGCTATTGATAATAAGCCAGTTGCCAATGTCGCTCAg GTAGGTAAACTGCTCAGAAGTGTAGAAAGGCGTGCAGTAACAGTGCGGGTGAGGCGCGGTGGAGCGGGCGGCACTGCCCGCAGGGACGACGAGCCGAAACGACTGCGGACTAACTTCTCCTTCCGAAGGGTCTCGGAGGTCATGGAGGGGGTACGACTGCAGGGCATGCGGTCTGCGGCCTCTAAGAACAACatacat GAAACCGACTCCCCATCGAAAACTATAGAAGCCCAAAACGAGAATGATGTACAAGGGAAACAGAAAATTGAAATAGCTCGTCAACTCACTAAAGTCACTGATCAAATAGGTCCAACAAACTTTGGCTTACGTAAACGTCGATGTTCTGTTGAAAATAAGTCTTCCGATAGTTCGGCTGGGAGCACCCCTCCCGCATCTGGCGCCAGCACACCGTTGAGACAAGTGACGACAACGAACAAAACCGTCAAACATCCAGACATTCCAATCATTAGGACAGATTCTTCAGAATGCAGAGTTTCAGAGAAGGAGGTAACTGCAGAAGAAGATGAACAAGCTTTTGAAACTGGAGGTCCGAGACAGACCGAGCATGTCGAAATTTGTCAAATGTTTTGGACAAAAAGCGTCCAATTAAAACCAATCATTCCCTTCGACGAAGAAACAGATTTCAAGCTAAATGAGAATCATAAATATCTTAACATCAATGTTTGGGTCACAGTGCCAGGCGAAAAGGAAGAAGTATTGTTGGGATATCTGAATATTCCATTGGCAGCGTTACTTTCTGAATGTCAAGACTCTACAGTTCCTCATCATATGAAGCGATATCAATTCTTGCCCCCCGATGTTGATATTAAGTTCAG CAAAAGCCACAAGCTAGCATCGCACGCGGGCTTCGAGCCGTGCCTGTGCTTCGGCGACGCGCTCGTGTGGTGGGAGTGGgagggcggcggcgcggcccGCAGCGCcccgcgcgcgcgcgccccCGTGCCTccccgcgccgcgcccgcgcccgccgcgcacGACTTCGTGCGCACGCACTTCCACCGCTCCACGCAGTGCGACTTCTGCAACAAGAAG ATCTGGCTAAAGGATGCAATGCAATGTCGGAACTGCGGACTGTGCTGTCACAAGAAATGTGTTGCCAAGTGTCAAGAATCCTCTCCATGTGTGCCGAAACAAGATAGAG AGCCTTCAACGGGTTCCGGGTGCCAACCACCAGAGCTCATCATGACCGAGGCTGATGTTATAGATCCTGactctgatgatgatgaaaaagcCGAAAGAAAAGATTCCCTTGATGTTCACGAAGAAG ACGAGCTATTCAATACTGAGGAGTGGTAG